From a region of the Methanolobus tindarius DSM 2278 genome:
- a CDS encoding DUF4349 domain-containing protein produces MKAKFSSIAVLIILLAATFVSGCVSSYKESSVQSADYIVVEDYDDSYARNAVMEESGYGGSGGASTASVDRKTITTVDMTVQVSDAAEGLDSISKMAVASGGYVSSSSVYDSHYDSYEGKNGYITVRIPESEYPSFLEDLGELGEVTSKSVSAQDVTEEYIDVSARLDNLERQEARLQEILNMTETVEDVLAVEKELERVRGEIESLTGRLNYLDDRIDFSTINIRVTEPRPITHSWGIRDALSESVNGFISMVNALIILVGYLLPLVIVLIFFGGAGVLIRRRLRR; encoded by the coding sequence ATGAAAGCAAAATTTAGTAGCATTGCAGTATTAATCATTTTATTGGCAGCTACTTTTGTATCGGGCTGTGTAAGTAGCTATAAGGAATCCTCCGTGCAGTCTGCCGATTACATTGTTGTTGAAGATTATGATGACTCTTATGCAAGAAATGCAGTTATGGAGGAGTCTGGATATGGAGGTTCTGGCGGAGCTTCAACTGCTTCTGTGGACCGCAAGACAATAACTACTGTGGACATGACTGTACAGGTCAGCGATGCTGCAGAAGGTCTTGATTCAATCTCAAAAATGGCGGTTGCTTCAGGTGGATATGTTTCCAGTTCCTCTGTCTATGACTCTCATTATGATTCCTACGAGGGCAAAAACGGATATATAACTGTCAGGATTCCGGAATCAGAATACCCTTCTTTCCTTGAGGATCTGGGTGAACTGGGTGAAGTGACAAGTAAAAGTGTAAGTGCCCAGGATGTTACGGAAGAGTACATAGATGTAAGTGCGCGTCTGGATAATCTTGAAAGGCAGGAAGCCCGCCTTCAGGAGATTCTCAATATGACTGAAACTGTAGAGGATGTCCTTGCGGTTGAAAAGGAACTTGAAAGGGTTCGTGGTGAGATTGAAAGTCTGACTGGAAGGTTGAACTATCTTGATGACAGAATTGATTTTTCAACTATCAATATTCGTGTGACTGAACCAAGACCAATTACTCATTCATGGGGTATTCGAGATGCACTCTCTGAATCCGTGAATGGTTTCATATCAATGGTCAATGCACTGATAATTCTTGTCGGATACCTTCTGCCACTTGTAATTGTTTTAATATTCTTTGGCGGAGCTGGTGTGTTGATCAGGAGAAGACTCAGGAGATGA
- the thiL gene encoding thiamine-phosphate kinase: MNDSISVSELGERPLISRLSGIFSSVHNPDVTLGAGPDDCAVIDISENEYMVITTDMLHRKTDFPLCMTPWQIGWMSAAVNFSDVASMGARPIGFLSAMGFSKDTDLSFIDEISRGMNDCAKFCGTSVIGGDIDTHDELTITGTALGKVNKSELLTRRGAKPGDIICVTGFAGSAGAALHALENDIDIPDSLLNTLLEPIPRVNESQELARTGALTSMMDTSDGLAMSLHDLADLNNVGFKIDEKSLPIQQEIVDFVSSESSVLADFALYTGGDFELLCTVSPDMLEAAQSACYLNVIGEVVDREVGTTLRCRNGENLTINRKGYLQLGN; encoded by the coding sequence ATGAATGATTCTATTTCCGTATCCGAACTCGGTGAACGTCCTCTGATTAGTCGTTTATCCGGTATTTTTTCTTCTGTCCATAATCCGGATGTTACATTGGGTGCAGGACCTGATGATTGTGCAGTTATTGATATTTCTGAAAATGAGTATATGGTGATAACAACAGACATGTTACACCGCAAGACAGATTTTCCTCTTTGTATGACTCCCTGGCAGATTGGATGGATGTCTGCTGCGGTAAACTTCAGTGATGTTGCATCAATGGGTGCCAGGCCAATAGGTTTCCTTTCAGCCATGGGTTTTTCTAAAGATACTGATCTTTCATTTATTGATGAAATTTCAAGAGGAATGAATGATTGTGCTAAATTCTGTGGGACCTCTGTCATAGGTGGTGATATTGACACCCATGATGAACTTACAATTACCGGCACAGCTCTTGGAAAAGTAAACAAGTCGGAGCTTCTGACCCGTAGAGGTGCAAAACCCGGCGACATTATCTGTGTAACCGGTTTTGCAGGTTCTGCCGGAGCCGCGCTTCATGCTCTTGAAAATGATATTGATATCCCGGATAGTCTTCTTAATACTCTTCTTGAACCGATTCCGCGGGTAAATGAATCTCAGGAACTTGCCCGTACGGGTGCCCTAACCAGTATGATGGACACAAGTGACGGGCTTGCAATGTCACTTCATGACCTTGCAGACCTGAATAATGTGGGTTTTAAGATTGATGAGAAATCTCTTCCAATACAGCAGGAAATTGTAGATTTTGTAAGCTCAGAAAGCTCTGTTCTTGCTGATTTTGCACTTTACACAGGCGGTGATTTTGAGCTACTTTGCACAGTTTCCCCGGATATGCTGGAAGCGGCTCAAAGCGCATGTTATTTAAATGTTATAGGAGAAGTAGTTGACCGGGAAGTTGGTACTACCCTTAGGTGCCGTAACGGAGAAAACCTGACGATAAATCGAAAAGGTTATCTACAATTGGGGAATTAA
- a CDS encoding S-layer protein domain-containing protein, with product MRNKFKLLLIGLSLILFTGLALGSAPILSGVGSSDITSDSALISYDVDLSDANTYVEYGTTSSLGSSIGPFSGDSSYSKTLSSLSPDTTYYYSVFAYNSSNASEFSNSSIDSFTTSSATITATAPILSGVGSGSITSDSAVISYDVDQSDANTYVEYGTTSSLGSSIGPFSGDSSYSKTLSSLSPDTTYYYSVFAYNSSNASEFSNSSIDSFTTSSATITATAPILSGVGSGSITSDSAVISYDVDQSDANTYVEYGTTSSLGSSIGPFSGDSSYSKTLSSLSSSTIYYYSVFAYNSSNASVFSNSTIATFTTSSSSNPPVASFDTSATSGALPLTITFTDTSTNSPTSLEWDFDDGNTTTTTNDTITHTFTSTGTYNVTLKATNGDGDDTSDAVTITVYPKTYYTGDRIWDVNADQSDDYYIWDAKSFSGFFYDLESGLSSENMTISSIDRSLSDGDIVYQTRPVETDFEHSDWGSYQVIGFMAEKYFAAYTDETEINDVDEVSLMSSGQLSKILLDVDDKESVYAGSSLILEDGYELNIVEVDVSGDDVYMTLTKDGDDIESGVVSSGEDFIYKTDLGDADDVVLVAVHVSDVFSGSESDAVIVKGVFQISDAYTELDDGESVGEMEVTSISEDLIEMENDGTVSLSKGKTITLMGSINIVVADNDDLRFAPYVDMSDPGTYELRGTVAEDDDLLTWTPLNFEGFYYDIDEGIQTETLELTAISGRTIDDGDLVYTSTPASVEFEHSDWGEFQVIGFMAEKYFAGYTDDTDIDDVDEVSLISNGQLSEVLLDDDDKASVYSGASLILEEGYTLDIVEVDTDGDDVLIELYQDGDEVDTGIVSANNDYVYKKDLGDADDVPIIIIHFNEVFAGSESNAVFVKGIFQISEDYIELEDGESYDEMEITSYSEDSIVMKNEDSITLSKDKDITLMGEVGIRVADSSDVRYYPYVEVTTAASQALSISFSESTVTEGDEVTITVKSGGKNIADATVKVEDTTIGTTDDEGTIDYDADEAGTFEITAEKDGYTSASEDLEIIDKDDETRKMSIEVSPDEVYEGSSITIYVLQAIGGDEISGVTVTFDGKSIGTTGSDGTVTYTVTEAGTHSIEATKSGMNDAELDLKVNELAAEFEFSNLEISPLEIKQGQEATITADVVNTGTAEGSYNVELKVNDVIVDSQTITLSVGNSTTVEFTHEEEEPGTYEVQLGDLTTTYEVFEKSGTILYVLGAIGLAAIGGVAYLFTAGGWTVEIAQAKAAEAVEAIKELIGK from the coding sequence ATGCGAAATAAGTTTAAATTACTATTAATTGGATTATCTCTTATATTATTCACAGGACTGGCATTAGGTTCTGCTCCTATCCTCTCTGGTGTAGGTTCTAGTGATATTACTTCGGACAGTGCTTTAATCAGTTATGATGTAGACTTAAGTGATGCAAATACTTATGTAGAGTATGGAACCACTTCTTCTTTGGGTTCTTCCATTGGTCCTTTCAGTGGTGATTCTAGCTACAGTAAAACACTTTCTAGTCTAAGTCCAGACACTACTTATTATTATAGTGTTTTTGCTTACAATTCCAGTAATGCAAGTGAATTCTCCAATTCTTCAATAGACAGTTTTACTACTAGTAGTGCTACCATTACTGCCACTGCTCCTATTCTCTCTGGTGTAGGTTCTGGTAGTATCACTTCGGATAGTGCTGTAATCAGTTATGATGTCGACCAAAGCGATGCAAATACTTATGTAGAGTATGGAACCACTTCCTCTTTGGGTTCTTCCATTGGTCCTTTCAGTGGTGATTCTAGCTACAGTAAAACACTTTCTAGTCTAAGTCCAGACACTACTTATTATTATAGTGTTTTTGCTTACAATTCCAGTAATGCAAGTGAATTCTCCAATTCTTCAATAGACAGTTTTACTACTAGTAGTGCTACCATTACTGCCACTGCTCCTATTCTCTCTGGTGTAGGTTCTGGTAGTATCACTTCGGATAGTGCTGTAATCAGTTATGATGTCGACCAAAGCGATGCAAATACTTATGTAGAGTATGGAACCACTTCCTCTTTGGGTTCTTCCATTGGTCCTTTCAGTGGTGATTCTAGCTACAGTAAAACACTTTCCAGTCTAAGTTCAAGCACTATTTATTATTATAGTGTTTTTGCTTACAATTCCAGTAATGCAAGTGTATTTTCTAATTCCACAATAGCTACTTTCACAACATCTTCTTCATCCAACCCACCGGTTGCATCTTTTGATACAAGTGCAACATCCGGTGCTCTTCCTCTCACTATAACTTTCACAGATACATCCACAAACAGTCCTACATCATTGGAATGGGACTTTGATGATGGTAATACTACAACTACAACAAATGACACCATAACACACACATTCACATCAACCGGAACTTACAATGTAACTCTGAAAGCTACAAATGGTGACGGAGATGACACATCTGATGCAGTAACAATAACGGTTTATCCAAAGACCTATTACACCGGTGACAGGATATGGGATGTGAACGCAGATCAGTCAGATGATTATTATATATGGGATGCAAAGTCTTTCTCAGGATTCTTCTATGATCTTGAATCAGGTTTAAGTTCTGAGAACATGACTATCTCCAGTATAGACCGCTCACTTTCAGATGGTGACATTGTTTACCAGACAAGACCGGTAGAAACTGACTTTGAACACTCCGATTGGGGTTCCTATCAGGTTATCGGTTTTATGGCAGAGAAATACTTCGCTGCATACACTGACGAAACGGAGATCAATGATGTTGATGAAGTAAGTCTGATGTCTTCAGGCCAGCTTTCAAAAATACTTCTTGATGTTGATGATAAAGAGTCTGTTTATGCCGGTTCTTCACTTATCCTTGAAGATGGTTATGAATTGAACATTGTTGAAGTTGATGTGAGTGGCGACGATGTTTATATGACTCTCACAAAAGATGGTGATGACATTGAAAGTGGTGTAGTCTCCAGTGGAGAGGACTTTATTTATAAGACTGATCTTGGTGATGCTGATGATGTCGTATTAGTAGCTGTCCACGTCAGCGATGTATTCAGTGGTTCAGAATCAGATGCCGTTATCGTAAAAGGTGTCTTCCAGATATCAGATGCCTACACTGAACTTGATGATGGTGAATCTGTTGGTGAGATGGAGGTTACTTCCATAAGTGAAGATCTCATCGAAATGGAGAATGATGGAACTGTTTCTCTTTCAAAAGGAAAAACAATTACTCTCATGGGCAGTATCAATATCGTAGTTGCTGACAACGATGATCTTAGGTTTGCTCCTTATGTTGATATGTCCGACCCGGGAACATACGAGCTCCGTGGTACAGTCGCAGAAGACGACGACCTTCTCACATGGACCCCACTTAACTTCGAAGGGTTCTATTATGATATTGACGAGGGTATACAGACCGAAACTCTTGAACTGACTGCCATATCAGGCAGAACTATAGATGATGGTGACCTTGTTTACACAAGTACTCCTGCATCCGTAGAGTTCGAGCACTCAGACTGGGGAGAATTCCAGGTAATCGGCTTTATGGCAGAGAAATATTTCGCAGGTTACACAGATGACACAGATATTGACGATGTTGATGAAGTAAGTCTCATATCAAATGGTCAGCTCTCAGAAGTTCTGCTGGACGATGATGACAAAGCATCAGTATATTCAGGTGCATCACTTATCCTTGAGGAAGGTTACACTCTGGATATAGTGGAGGTTGACACAGATGGTGATGATGTACTGATTGAACTTTATCAGGATGGCGATGAGGTTGACACAGGAATAGTATCTGCGAACAATGATTATGTCTATAAGAAAGATCTTGGCGATGCAGATGATGTACCTATCATAATAATACACTTCAATGAGGTATTTGCTGGTAGTGAATCAAATGCTGTATTCGTAAAGGGTATTTTCCAGATATCAGAGGATTACATCGAACTGGAGGATGGAGAATCTTATGATGAAATGGAGATTACCAGCTATAGCGAAGATTCCATTGTCATGAAGAATGAGGATTCAATCACCCTTTCAAAAGACAAAGATATCACTCTCATGGGAGAGGTTGGTATAAGGGTAGCAGATTCAAGTGATGTCAGGTATTATCCATATGTTGAAGTCACAACAGCAGCTTCACAGGCATTGAGTATCAGTTTCAGTGAATCAACTGTAACAGAAGGCGATGAGGTAACTATCACTGTAAAATCAGGTGGTAAAAACATTGCAGATGCCACAGTCAAGGTGGAAGATACAACTATCGGAACCACTGATGATGAAGGTACAATCGATTATGATGCTGACGAGGCAGGTACCTTTGAGATAACTGCCGAAAAGGATGGTTACACATCAGCTTCCGAAGACCTTGAAATCATTGATAAGGATGATGAAACCAGAAAGATGAGTATCGAAGTATCACCTGATGAGGTATATGAAGGAAGTTCCATCACCATCTATGTCTTGCAGGCAATTGGCGGCGATGAAATTTCCGGAGTAACTGTCACCTTTGACGGAAAATCAATTGGTACAACTGGCAGTGATGGTACTGTAACCTACACAGTAACAGAGGCAGGTACTCACTCAATTGAAGCCACCAAGTCCGGTATGAACGATGCTGAACTTGATCTTAAAGTCAATGAGCTTGCTGCAGAGTTTGAATTCAGCAATCTGGAAATAAGTCCTCTTGAGATCAAGCAGGGTCAGGAAGCAACAATTACTGCAGATGTGGTAAACACAGGTACTGCAGAAGGTTCCTACAATGTTGAGCTCAAGGTCAATGATGTAATTGTAGATTCACAGACCATAACACTCTCAGTTGGTAATTCAACAACAGTTGAATTTACCCACGAAGAAGAAGAACCTGGTACTTATGAAGTACAGCTTGGAGATCTTACAACAACTTATGAGGTCTTCGAGAAATCAGGAACCATTCTCTATGTTCTCGGAGCAATTGGTCTTGCTGCAATTGGAGGAGTCGCATATCTGTTTACGGCAGGTGGATGGACAGTAGAAATCGCACAGGCAAAGGCTGCAGAAGCAGTAGAAGCAATCAAAGAGTTGATCGGAAAATAA
- a CDS encoding anaerobic ribonucleoside-triphosphate reductase activating protein produces the protein MKVNYGNTVPISTVDWHGKVSIVFFLRGCPYRCPYCQNHELLFESNMVEASVLEAEMKKSRPFVSSVVFSGGEPLMQKDAVINLAKYAKKIGLLVGIHTNGHYPHVMAELIKEGLVDKFFIDVKAPLDDSGSYAKSIGCMDFSDIRIDPEAAVDRVSQSINLVIENNIELELRTTTIRDFMGNSDDVRNIARSINELTGRKDVTYVLQQGFAERAMLESLRDRKPLNHDELVELAHVAHEFLDNIYVRTKEKGNEKVNFESI, from the coding sequence ATGAAAGTAAATTATGGGAACACTGTTCCCATATCAACTGTAGATTGGCACGGAAAGGTGTCAATCGTCTTCTTTTTACGGGGATGTCCTTACAGGTGTCCTTATTGCCAGAACCATGAACTTCTTTTTGAAAGCAACATGGTGGAAGCTTCCGTACTTGAAGCAGAGATGAAGAAGTCCCGGCCTTTTGTCAGCAGTGTGGTTTTCTCAGGAGGAGAGCCCCTGATGCAGAAGGATGCTGTTATCAATCTTGCAAAATATGCAAAAAAGATTGGTCTGCTTGTTGGCATTCATACCAATGGCCATTATCCTCACGTAATGGCTGAACTAATCAAAGAAGGGCTTGTGGACAAATTCTTCATCGATGTAAAAGCTCCACTGGATGATTCCGGAAGCTATGCAAAATCAATAGGTTGTATGGATTTTTCTGACATTCGTATTGATCCGGAAGCTGCTGTGGATAGAGTATCTCAATCTATTAATCTGGTTATTGAAAATAATATTGAACTTGAATTAAGGACAACTACTATTCGTGACTTCATGGGAAATTCGGATGATGTGCGCAATATTGCACGTTCAATCAATGAACTGACCGGTAGAAAGGATGTTACGTATGTGCTTCAGCAGGGATTTGCCGAGAGAGCTATGCTTGAATCTTTAAGGGACAGAAAACCCCTTAATCACGATGAACTTGTTGAACTGGCCCACGTTGCTCATGAGTTTCTTGATAACATCTATGTCAGGACTAAGGAAAAAGGCAACGAAAAAGTTAACTTCGAATCGATTTGA